From the genome of Trichosurus vulpecula isolate mTriVul1 chromosome 6, mTriVul1.pri, whole genome shotgun sequence:
ttAACCTGTATCTATTTAATTATATTTGTTCATGTTCCCTGCCCACATATGTGCCCTAAACCCCCTCCCCATAGAATTGAAGCTCATGGAGGTCaagaactgcttcatttttgtctctctgttCAGCATCCAACATAGTTCCTGGCCTGTAATCAATGATTGAAGGATTAACTTGGTGGCCTGTAGCTAGCTAAAACCAGGTTCTGGACACAAAGATGTTTCTGAGTGGAGTAAGGCTCACAAGAGGAGAGCTGCTGAGCAGTGCCCACAGTGAGGATCAGGAGGTGGCCATGGGGAGCAAAAATCCTCAAGGAGGCTTCATGCCTGCACTGCAGGACATACATAGTAAGAGATGGGGATAGAGAGCCAGACTTCCCTGAGGGCCAGAAAATGAATGGCCTGAGACCCTAGCTCCTCCCTTTATGGGGAATTTCAACATGCATCTGTCCATGACCTGCTCCTTCACTCCACCTCAGCCACAGGCAGAAGAGGACTCACCTTTGATCTAAGCATGACCCACAAGTGTTCCAGTGTGATGATCACGAATTCTGAAAGTCTTTTAGCTGAACCTAACCTCCTGTCATTCCATCTCCCTATACCTTGAGGGTActacagcagcaacagcagcctATGTTGGTTCGATACGCTGCCACCTTTGCGCCTACTGAAATTCCTTACGTCACTATTAGTTACAAAATGAAGGCGTGTGATAGCTGAGTCGTGTCATACCTAAGCCAACTGCCAGGTGGTCTCATCAGAGTTAGCTTGCCAAGTACCAAGCCACGAAGGGAAATATTGcatgaaattcttttaaaaatatgtgaacCTCTAACTAGTGAGCTCCCAAGCCAGTCCCAGAGATGGACTTTCCTCAATCGAATAACCCTCCATATTCACAGAATACAGGCAATGCACATACTGTGGCTGCATAGTTTATTAGAGATAGAGAGGGATAAGAACTGCATCTTAGTTTAATTCTTGATTTAATTGATGTAGGGAACTCTCAGACGAAGAAGCACCTTCTACCCGTTCAGAGTAacaccatctctgccacttacagtGTTAGGGAGCTGCCTGGAGCAATGAGAAGTGAAGCcaaatcttcctggcttccaggcAGGCTCTAGCCAGCATTTTAGGTATAGTGTAAATGAAAGAAGTATTGTGTGAGCGCTCCCCACTCGGAGCTCCCCACAGCTATCTCCTCAAACTCCCAACTATCTGCTCTTCTCTTTGCAGTGCCTAGGAAAGGTCCCAATGCACCCATGCCCATAAATTGTATAGcaggaattgggggggggggtgttgcatAATAGGGCGACTGGTGTCTGGAGCGGAGgagtcctcccttctctctcctcctttctttttctctcttctctctctctctctctctctctctctctctctctctctctctctctctctctctctctctccctccccctccctctctccctccctccctccccctccccttccccttccctcttcccctccctccctctctctttcatctttgtaaatgaacacacacatacacatacacatacaccctgCAGAAATTCACAGACACTTTATTAAGGGGAGATGAGGAGATAACACACAGATGAagcctgtgcctcagttccttgtgAAAAGCagtatggttcagtggatagagcactgaatttggaatcagaagtctTTGACTCTTCAACTAACTGGGTCACTGTGGCCATAGTCACTCCAGTTATGAACTTAGGTTTCTTCCTTCGTAAAGTGAGGATGTTGTAAAATGTTGGGAGGGGATATTCCCTAGTAGGggtgttgtaaagataaaatgggaGGTTCTACAAAGTCCTGCACAAACCTGAGCTGATTCTGGGCATATCCCCTTCAGAACTCAGGATCTAACCTCCCACTTGGTCTCCTCTCCAGCACACAGCTGCAGTCCTAAAGCTCAGGTCAGATCTTGTTAACTCCCTAcccaaaaaccttcaatggctccgtATTACTGCCAGAATAAAGTGCAGATTCCTCCAGCTGGTATTTAAAGTTCTCCCCAATATGAGTCCAACTtgctttccagccttatttcctaTTAGTCTCCTAAAAATCTGGGTCCCAATTAAACTGCTCCCCCATATGATCCTCCACGTCCGCTGCCTTTGCCCAAGTCTGGAAGGTGTGTCCTCCTTACTTCTGCCCCAGAGAATGTCTAGTTTCCTCCAAAGCACCACAGAAGGGCCATCTCCCCCAGGAGGTTGTTCCTGATTCCCTCCATCGCtaatattctctccctcttgaaattactttgtccTCTTTCATAGATACTGCACTATTTACTGGTGCATATGTTGTAACTCCCAGTAGAATTAACTCtggggcagggactactttgTCTTGGTGTTCCCTTTCACATAACAGGTGATCAATAAATGGTTGCTGAACCGGATTGCTTTCTTGAAGCCTtagcttctccatctgtaaataAAGGAAGGGTCCAAGGCGCTTCCAGCTCCAAATGCTAcgattccctcttctccctcacctACCATCCTGAGACTAACAGGTTGTGTGGGCAgctaggtctggagttaggaacacctgagttcaaatcctgcctccaacactttactagctgtgtgactctggacaagtcatttaactgctgtttgcctcagtttcctcatcagcgaAATGAGggtaagaatagcacctaccccccagggttgttgtgataatcaCATGAGATTATAAGTACAATCGCTTGGCACTGAGCCTGGCACGTGATAAGCACAAGGCTAAAGTTAGCTCCTGTTATCTTCCCAATGTGCCCTGGGTAGCTCGACTGCCCCCCCCCACCTGGAGTGAGAAGCACTATGTGTGCGGaaggggagagtgggagagagaggaaggggggtgaaggggggaagagagagagagatagagagagggagagagacagagagagagagggagagagagagagaaacagagagagagagagagaaagaggggagagagtgagagacagagagagagagggagaaagagagacagagacagagggggagagacagagagagatagggagagagagagagggagagacagagtgagagccagagagagggagagattgagacagagagagagggagagacagagggagagacagagagagagggacagacagagggagagaaagagagagagagagggagagacagacagggagagaaaaagagagagagagagagagatagagagacagagagagacagacagagagagagagacagagagagagagagggacagacagagagacagagggagagacagagagagagacagagagggagagacacagagagagagagacagagagagagaaagaggggagagagtgagagacagagagagagggacagagagacagagggagagagagagagacagagagagagggacagacagagagacagagggagagagagagagacagagagagagggacagacagagagacagagggagagagagagagacagagagagagagggagagagagagagacagagagagagagggagaaagagagacagagagagagagagggagaaagagagagagagacagagagagagagagggagagagacagagagagagagggagagagagaacgaaCATGGGTAGGTGAACTTAGAAGTCTCCCATGTACAAGGAATTTCCACCAGCACTCAGGGAGTCCTGCCTTTAGGCAGGTGAGTTTCCGTGCCCATGTGCCCCATTAAGGAATAGCCTGATGTGGTCAAAAGAATAAGGACAAATCCTGGTTCCTGCCATGACTCACTTGGTCACAGAAAATCACTaatcttccctgggcctcagttgccccatcagtgaaatgggaataatgatggtGGCACTGATCATCTGATGTGTCTGTTCTGAGGAAAGCACATTAAAGCActaatgaaattaaatgaaatcaaCATCAGCTGGATCAGCATTGTATCTATCATTTATTGCCTTAATTTGATTCTACTTTATTAAGTGctaaggttttattttccttatttaaagAAAGAAGTCCCAAAATTTGAAACttataaacaaagaataaaaagtcctgtgctttcaaaaataataaaaattaaatataacccccccaaaaaaaaaacaaactcctagaaagaacaaataaaagatGACCAGTCCCCTATTACATTCCACCTTCATCTTTATCCCTTTCACTGGATCAGTGCCCGTACTTCCTCCCTGCCTCACCTTTCACCCCTctgctttccctttcctctccatccTACACCCTTCAGGGGACTTGCCTTGGAAAGGAGGCAGGTAGCTCCTTCTCCTCACCCAGTCCCTCACCATCTCTCCCACCTGGAAGGGACAACAGAGGTTTCTAGTACAACTGGCCCCTGAACATGGGGCCTTTTCTAAAACATCCCACACAAGTGTTCATCTGGCCTATGCTTAAAAAACATCCAGTGATGAAGAACACCCTAACTATTACAGTAGCCCACTACCTTTTTTAGTGGCCAGAATCATTCATTTTTTCCTGCTGAAATCTGtctcccctgccccccttccttcctccaccccaatTCTACCTTCTGAGAACAAGGAGAATGAATGCAATCCCTTTTCCAAGCTAGTCCTGGTCACCCTCCTTTACACCTATTCTAGCTCACCATTGTCTGTCCTAACATGTGCCCAGAATTTAATACTCTCTTCCAGATGGAGGAGGGGGATCCCATCAGGGCTGAGCCCCGTGGGGCGCCCCCAGCCTTGTTCCGGAGGCTGTGCCCCCACTTAATGCAGATAGGGTAGAATTAGCTGTTTCTGTCTGCCATGTCACACAACTGATTCATACTGACTCTACTAAAACCTTGGATCTTTTCTTTTTAGGGCAACTGTTGTCTAGACCTGCCTCCCTAGTCCTCTATTTGTGCAGTTGTCTCTTGATGCCATGTACCAGCATGCTATGCCCCCCACTCCACTCCTAACAGGATCAAAAGAGCTGTTTTCTAGAGggctttaatgtttataaagtactttcctcacaacagtcctgggaagtGGGAATTATTATTAGGTCAGAGGACTGTAGAGCTGAGAGGAGGGGCCCTGGATGTCATCTaaagttatccccattttaaagatgaggaaattgaggccaagagagtgattgacttgcccaagaccacgcAGCTAATGAGAGACGGGGCTGATACTCAGCCTAGGTCTCCTGGCTATCCACAGCTCTTTGCCTTATGTCAAAGCCagaagtctcagtttcttcatcagtgagAAAGTTGGATTCTGTGATCTCcaaaattccttccatttctacaaTCCTACCAACTTATCACGTCAATCGATGAgtgttttattaaatgcctactctatgccagacactgccctcaaggagtcttCAATTCTATAGGTACCTTAGACCTCAGATCCCAAGGTTTAAGGCCAGGCCTCAGGCTAAGACGTAGGTAAGTAGTTCAGAGCATTTCAGGTTCAGCAGTCTCTAAGATGGGATATCTCCTCTGCCCTCTGAGTCATTCACCACagtcccctagcccctctctctgtACTGGGTCAGGAGAGAAGGGCAGGAAGGGTCTGGATCACAGACCAGCAGAGGTCTGAGGTTAAGGAGTTGGGGCCAGCTCAAGGGTGACCCCCTAAGCCCCTACTTGTCTTTGACTCAGAGTACCACTGTGCCACCCCACTGGAAAAGAATTGATACATCTTCCGCCCGCTGTCCTAGTCAGGACAGCAACCAGAGGGCCAGGGCTGTAAGAAGCAGTTGATCCCTGGGGAGGGTCCAGCCTTGAGCCCCACAAAGCAATGGAGAGCCCCCAGTAGAAGGCCTGCCTTCACCTGATACCTGCAAGGAATAGAGGAAGTCAATCAAATACTTACTAAGTGTCTACCATGGCCAAGTTCCTGGGGTTGcagggacaaaaacaaaaaacaggtcTTGCCCCCAAGGTGTTTACACTCTGGGAAAGAAGGTATGACATGGATACAGATAAGTAAAAGCCAGGTCGTTTGAGGAGGAAGCACTAACTGTTCTGGGAGCAgaaaaggcttcccatagaaagTGATGGACAAACTGAGCTTCCAGGATGAGGCAATGCATTCTAGATCTGTCCAGGTCCTAACAGCTGGAGATAGCAATGACAGGGTTAAGAGGATAAGAAGTTAGAACCAGTCAAGCTAGAATATAGTGTGTGTAAGTGGGAGTAATGTGAGATTGATCTGAAAAGACACACGAGGTGGGGGAGATAAATTAAGGAAAGGCTAATATTTTCCCAGAGCACTTTGCACCCATCACAATCTCCCCAGTAtggcatttatttatctgtatgtcATATGCtgcctattagattgtaagctccttcaaggcAGGGCCTCTATCCTTTgcatctttgtgaccccaggagGAGCACAGAGCTTTGCAAACAGTGAATGGTTAACAGACTTTGGTTGAAATAAATCAAAAGGATAATATgggaagattgtgtgtgtgtgtgtgtgtgtatgtgtgtgtgtgtgtgtgtgtgttttctctcctCACAAAGGTTAGGCAATTGATGGACGTGTTTGGGGAAACTACTTCTCTATACAGCAGGGGCCGAGGCTTCCCAAGTAAAAGGTCAGCCAAGCTTTGGAGTAGGCTGCAATCTGGGGGTTTCAGGCTGCTTGGGAACAAGGCAATTCTTTGAAAAGGGAGAGGCGCTCAGGCTGAGGGTGCCAAGAGGCCTGTGAGGGAATACTGAGGCCTGGAGACTCAGAAAATTCCTACCTGGGTGGGTTGGGGGGGCTTCAGTTGGTTGAAGAGGCTGTGCCCAGGACCAGGGGATTCCTGCAGGTATGTTCCAGGTGGAAAGGCAGAGGGGCCCCAGCTTAGGTCTGTCTGGTTGCCAAAAGCCAGAATAGCATTTTCTAGCGAGAAAAAAGACGGGATGCTGTGGGCAGGATCTGAGCTAGTTTCTTCCCTGTCTGCCCTCTGTTCTGTCCCCCATCATCCCCAGCCTCTTCTGTGTCCTCTGCTTCTGTTTCAtctcccagcccccacctctaGGCTCCAAGCACTTACGAAGACAGGGGTTTCCCGCAAAGAGCCTCAGGAAGGTCTCACATTCTTCAAGCCTGTTCCCACTGGAGCTGCAGCTACACCAAGGTGCCACAGCAGTGCTTACATTGTCCACATAGTTGGGCGTGATGGGGGTCCCTGGGAAAGGAAGATAAAAGGCCCAAGACAGCTGTCTTCTTCTTGCATCTAAGACACCTCTTCCCACACCCTGGATGACCCTGTAGGTGCTCCACTCTCTTCATCCAGGATGCCTGAATAGACACTCTCCCCCTGTATCTGAGATGCTCACCCCAAAGCATCTTCAAACACATAAAAACTCTGTAGATGCCCAGCCTCCCCATGCTCTTAAGCCCTAGGATGCTCATGCTGGGAGTACCCTCCCAGGGCACTCAATAGAATGCCCTTATCCCCACACTTGGGATGGACACCCACTTGTGTTCAGGACACCCATGTAAATACCCCCCTTCCAATATCCATTTTGCCTGTGTAGACATCCTCCCCTCCTCATACCCAGGATGCCTCTGGAGGTAGCATTATGCATAGTGCCTAGGTAAACACACCCTTTACCTAGCTTGCCCCCATGATGCTCAATTCCCATATAACAAGAAGGCTGTGAAGAAGTAGTCAGGACGTCAGCGGAAGCACTGTTCCCCACCCCACAACAAGGCTCTCTGTGGacactcttcccttcctttatccTGGAGGCTGCTGTGGATACTACCTCCTCCTTGTACCCAGGTCACCCACGTAAATTAAGCCCCCTCCCTAGATCCAGGATGCCCGTGTAGACACTGCTAGCTCATACCCAGAATGCCAGTGTAGGCCCATAGGCAGCTGGGGGGATCCTCGTGGATGCATCCACTGGGGGTGAGCAGCGATGGCTGGCACGCTGCTTGGAACTCGGCCAAACGGGACCTGGTACGGCCGAAGACAGTGTTGGGCTGTGCGCTGGCCGCGCTCGGCGCGCCCCGTCCTCTCTGCCCTTGCCGCTCCCCCAGCTCACCTGCACACGTAGCCCCGACGGCAGGTGTCCAGCGGCTCCAGGCAGTTGGGCTGGTCAGAGTCTGCTGGGGCGGCGCGAGGCCCCGGGCTGGCACCGGGGCTGTAGGAGCAGGCGGGGACGATGGTCTGCCTCCGGCGCTCGGCGCACGCCGCGTCCCCGGGCCCGCAGGGGCAGAAGAGCAGCGCGTGGCTGAGCTCGGGCCGGACCCGGTCGAAGAAGCGGCGCAGGGCCCGGTGACAGCGGGCGCGGGGGCAGCCCCGGGCCCCGGCCCTCAGGCACAGGGCCGCGTAGTCCGCGCGCAGCCGCTGGCACAGCCCGTCCACGTTGCAAGCCTTGGCCGCGTCCAGGCAACGGTTCCCTCGTGGTGACGGGCTCTCGCCCTCGGACCCTGGGTCGAACATGTGGGGACCGAGCGAGGCTAGTTTTATAACCCGCCCCTGGGCCTCTTGCTCCAGGGCAGGAAGCTTTGTCCTACTTGAGTGGGCCGGGAGTGGAGCTGGAGAGGGCTGGAGAGGGCTAACATTTTCAAAGCACTAACGTTCAGAACAGGAAAAAATACCCAGGAGGGTAAAATGTGGGGAATAACTCCAACGTCGGATTATCCGGGCTGCCAGCAAAGCGAAGCACGCTGAAGTCACGTAATGAGCTTACGAAGAAGGCGCCTTATTCCCCAAAAAGTGGGGAGTCGAGCACATACCCCAAATCTTAAAACAAGGTCTCTTAACTTGGGATTCATTAACTtggtgtttaacaaatattttaattacaGTATTTCAATATGGTTGGTTTCCTtcgtaatcctgtgtattttctgcatttaaaagcATCCTTCTGAGGAAGGGCCCCTAGACATCACCAGATTGATAAAGGCGCATCTTTATGGCACCAAAGACCTTAAGAACTGGGCTAGAAgatccaaaaaaaagattctttttaaTGAATACTACAAAGTGGCTCATCCACCAAGCAGACTTTCCCCAGCACTGGCTTTCCCTGGCTCCATCTCTATGAGAAGAGGGAAGAGCAGTGAGGAgcggagggaataagcattttgatgtggcacctactaggtgccaagcactctgctaagcgttttacaaatattatctcatttgactttcaTAACAGCCTCAAGAAGTCAGCGCtgtcattatccttattttactgaAGGATTTCAGACACTTtactaggtgtctgaggccaaatttgaacccaggtctttctcaaGTAATTTGACTCTCTGAAGTGACTCTGAGCCCCAGGACCCTGGCAAAGGACCAAGGCAGGAGGAACAAGGGTGTTTGGCCTACAAGGACAGAAGAGTTCCCCCATCAGTGGCCTG
Proteins encoded in this window:
- the LOC118854903 gene encoding LOW QUALITY PROTEIN: GDNF family receptor alpha-4-like (The sequence of the model RefSeq protein was modified relative to this genomic sequence to represent the inferred CDS: substituted 1 base at 1 genomic stop codon), which codes for MAAHLCCLLSVLLLLEAFSGSGSPNPNEDPRPERDQDCLRASEHCARDAGCSARLRTLRQCVAGEGAAKLGPDAQSQCQSTVQALLSSSLYGCRCRRGMKREKDCLGVYWSLRHTVPQGQXMMLESSPYEPFIRGLNYVGLAAITAGSEGESPSPRGNRCLDAAKACNVDGLCQRLRADYAALCLRAGARGCPRARCHRALRRFFDRVRPELSHALLFCPCGPGDAACAERRRQTIVPACSYTDSDQPNCLEPLDTCRRGYVCRSRLAEFQAACQPSLLTPSGCIHEDPPSCLWAYTGILGTPITPNYVDNVSTAVAPWCSCSSSGNRLEECETFLRLFAGNPCLQNAILAFGNQTDLSWGPSAFPPGTYLQESPGPGHSLFNQLKPPQPTQNCLVPKQPETPRLQPTPKLG